AAGCAAAAAAACAAGATAAAATCCTATAAGCTACCCATTATACCTAGGACGTCTACCCATCTCTCGGtcaatttatgttttttttttgaatccaTATAATTTattaagtattttttttttcattctttagcctaagctctgataccacttttgtaacgccccgtaaacaacaggagtacaaaatggtatattttattaatagcaGCGGAAATTACAGAGCGTTATCGCCGTATTTCCCAATACAGAGAAATACAAGGCTTACATTATTTCTTAGTACAACCGAATAACTAGTAGCAGGTCTTATTGATTATATTTTAATATTATGATACATTATTCTTATTCCATTTTCTTGCGCCAACCTCACTCATGCCCTTCCCTGTttcctgtacctgaaaaagattaataaaataaagggtcAACCAACCACAGGTTGAGTATATTTCCCAAAACCTCCAACTCAAATTAATATAACTCGGGTCATTATTATTGAACAGGGCCACATTACGGAGCCGAGACTCCCTTAGGCTATGCCCTCCTCCGTGTACACAGAATAAccatctttttctcttttttttctttttctttttctctttttcttttaatCCGGATATAACGGGGCGGAGTCAATTGCCGAGCCCCCTGCCGAGCCCACTTCAGAGCTCACATCCATGTACACGGGATAAAATAATAATGTGGTCCGGTCCCTTCCAATAATAATGTCCCGGATGATACATTGGCCAAATGTACATCTTAGCAATGGTATTTTAATATTAACATTATCATGTGAGCATTATAACGTCAATTATTAACACAAACAGTACCACGGTCATATCTCACGTAAACCACATTATGTAAAATATACAAGTATAACATAACTTTATCACATAAACAATAATTCACGTACATTAAAATATCAGTTGAGTAATTATAACGATAATATACTTACTcattatattaacttaagacgaagGGGTAGGAAATATACCTCTTACAATTGTTTAACTACTCTGAATACAAGTCTTTATGCTCTATCTAGCTTGTTGGTGGTTTTGTTGTGTGTGTTCCTTCGAATGAGCATGCAACAACGTCAATTTATAGGTTTTCTATGTCGGTTTAACGTCCTAGGCTACATGTCCCTATGATTGTACGTGGTAATGTCAATTGCCAAGTAAAATTCTTAATTTCAATAGTCATTACCTAGGTTCACACGTGGATATCCAAACCACCACaaccatttttttttatcatttttttaagTATTTAGACCATGTGACGAATTTCAATAAACTATGTAAAATATTGTAAAATATCTTAGATATTTTACATTATGGGTTATTTTCTTTGAGATAGATCTAGCAAAAATTCTACGGGTAAAGTTATTATTGAGTCGGATTTCAACCGAactattttattcttattctagGGTCTTACCTATACTAGGTTACTACGCCTTTCGAATTTTATTAAGTCAATATCTCCCTCTAGGATGGATTCCTTTCATTTGTGTACGTTCTCGACTCTAATAAATAAAAATTCTTTCCCCTTTCAAACAAAGAATTTTCTTAAATATAATAGAAAATAGAAAATTTACTCGGGTATTACATTAACAACATACAACAATTGCACACAATTGAACTAATCAAATTTTAAAACCCCAATCTTGTAACCCTAGAACAAACACATAAATAcaacaattatatataatgtAAGCTTTTAATCTAATACTTAAAAATacatgttcgctctgataccactgccTGTAGCAATTTTCAACAGATTTGAATTACAGAATTCCCAAGATCTAATGCAAGTAATTAAGTATTAAGATTAAACAAAAAGAGTGATTAGCAAACTTGCCTAGATGCGGAAGAATTCCAATAAGATGctaataataagtataataaacCAGAATAGCAGCTCCTTGAATAATAATATAATCTGTGGGATCGTCTCACAATAACGCCTCAAGTATTGCGCCCCTACCGGTATCCGCAAAATATGACTGTGTATGCTAGTACAAATATAAAGGAAAACTTTCCCTTTACTCTCTTAAGATTTTGCTTATTCAGAAAAACTAACCATAAAACATCTCTCCCTTATATCTCTGTATAGGAGTTCAAGGAGAATCCTAGATTATCTAGGATAAGGAATGTTTAATAGAATAATCTGTTATTCTTTTTGTTATAATTAATCCATTTTAATTATAATATTTCCCGAAATTCATATAGTATGTGACCTGTAAAACCAATTAATACTACCCGAATCCTTACTCATTTAGGACTCAGATTACAAGCTGTTCCTAACAGAAAATCGTAAACACATAGAATTAATCATTATACAATATCCCTTACATATGGACATATTAACTCCTTCAAGTGTAACAAGGATTTAGAAAGCCTCACTCAATATATTATATCAGTAAGTCTTCCGTGGACGGGTCAAATATCACCCACTTAGGTAGATAAGGACAGAAATTAATGTGTCTAGGAAATCACAAGGACTTGTCTTTATCTTCCCATGTGGATAATATTTGACTCGTCAGTCGtcgcaaacttgtgacggatagtccCCGTCTTAAATTTTAATTTGTGATAATATATAATTGTATCTTCTGTAACTACCAATAGGGGTGGCCGGGTGGGAAACATCTGCTCCACATCAGAAAAATGGACTAGTCCGGATCGGAATCTACTGGACCGGGACCGAAACTAGTCCCCGGTCCACCATTTTTTAAGATTACAGTTTCCGgttcggtcttggaccggaaaTTTCCAGTTCGGACCAAAAAGACcagaattatttttattttatttttccttaaaatattaattaaaaatGGCCTACTTAATCCTGTCCAaccggtccggttttatggaccGGAATTTTGAAAAAGTGGGAATATAAAATtaattccggtccaaccggtccggtcttggaccaaAATTTTTCAGGTCCAGTCCCAGTCTAGAATTTTTATCATCCGATCCGGTTCTGATCCGAGATTTTTTACAATTCCGTTTCtggttccggtccggtccggttttggaccaGTACCCAGCCCTAACTACAAAAAAAACGGTATTTCTTTAGCGACCTCATGCTACAATAATATACCACCATGTACGAAGTACATACTATATATTAATAATTTCACTTGGTTACCTTGAATATGAAGGTCTATAGTTGGTGTGAACTTCAAAAATACTGAACACTAGTACACTATCATACCCCCAAAAACCCTAAAAGGCTTGAAAATCACATACATCTTAAAATATTCATATATATACACACTTAACTAACATAATACACCACCACCATTTACTTAATTCATCTCTTAGCTTGCTTCTTCGACCATAACAGTTATGTCTCCTACACTTATTTTCTCACCAATACACTAATAATAACTTAATTAACTCCATAAAATCTTAATATTTTCCTTGTTATCCAACTCCTTAAAGTTTTCGTCTGTCGGATGCTCATTGTTTGCTTAGCAAAATACTCTAAATTCTAGCAAGTGTAAGCAATATTTCCCATCAACCAATTATTTTACAATCCCTCTATTTCGGTCATATGTTTATCTATTCCATTTAGGGGTGTCTCAGTCATCAACTGTTAATGTCTTTGATTGACAATTTGATTCTGCAAAGTTAATTTTGTCCACTTGTTATCCAATAATTGACCCCTTTTTATTAGTTGGTCTTTGTTCCAacatcaaaggtaaacaaatgactgggacgaAGGAGTACTATATGTTATTAACTAAAATTTTTGTATGTATATCCCTTGAAGCTAGGGTAAGCAAATAATATAGATATATAAGCTGTAGAGATTTCATCATCTAccttttgactcttttgtttGGAAAACCTAATTAAGCTTTAATTATATGCGTGTATAATTAAGTTTCTTGTCATTTGATTTGTTTAAACAGGGACGTTATTTAGTGATTGGAGAAGGTTTCCAACAAGGAAGAAAAAGGGTTAATATAAGCTAATTAAGGTTCTCAATCATGGAAGGTGGAGAACAACAGCAaccaaaagaagaaagtttgcctcCAGGGTTTAGATTTCATCCTACTGATGAAGAGCTCATTACTTACTACCTAGTTAACAAGATCTCCGATCCAACCTTTACTGGTCGAGCTGTTGCCGATGTTGATCTCAACAAATGCGAGCCATGGGATCTTCCAGGTATTTTTGTAGAGTTTCTTAATCCCAGTCTTTTGTAGTCATATCCACAATTTGTTTTTTACCACATCTAGGAACGgtcttttaattttcattttcaataaagccAAAGGATCGATGGTAGGTTACTTACGGAACAAATCAAATTAAAATGACTCACTATAAATGACTAGGTACCGCGATTCTTATACTATGCAGTAGTAACGTCAAACTCATACAATTTTCGACTATCGAGTGATTTCAGTACAAACCATTAGGAGACATACCTATGTGTTTTCAACTTGGTCctgagttgtgtatgtttctgcCCTTATTTGCCATACATCGGAATCTTTGATGCATGAAAAATATATTGTTATTGTTTTAATAATCTCATATTATTATTCTTATGAACATAATgtactttgttttagaaaaattgccATATTGCTTTTTTTATTTACGTGTTTTTTTAAAATGTGTCCTTAGGTTAGGAGACACATTAAAAAGCTGGCAAATATTAGTTTGTACATCAAAATCTGATGATAAAATCTTCTAAATGTTTCTCTAATTAGCTTGTTATCATGTGCTcttagggcacatgttagaaaaatcGATGTTATTATTTACTTATACAACTGCTCAGAAATAACTTGTGTGGCATGATCTTGCACGTGAGACCAGCCCATTTAACCCATGCGGATTAATTTAAGTTAGTCTCGCAATTGCGACCCATCATCTAGCTCATACAGAACTTTAATCATTAATACAAATAGTAAGGCCGATTCATGGCGAATTTTGTAGGGAAGGCGAAAATGGGAGAGAAAGAATGGTACTTCTTCAGTTTAAGAGATAGGAAGTATCCAACAGGAGTGCGAACAAATCGAGCGACAAATACCGGATATTGGAAAACAACAGGGAAAGATAAGGAGATATACAACAGCTTGACAACGGAGTTGGTGGGAATGAAGAAGACATTGGTGTTCTATAGAGGAAGAGCTCCAAGGGGTGAGAAAACTAATTGGGTTATGCATGAATATCGTGTTCATTCTAGATCCGCTTATAGAAGTGCCAAGGTGATCTACAATTTTACTTCATTTTCCTTATATATATATGCAATGTTTttaaattagaaaaaaaattaGATAACTTTACGAATTTTCTTACTCTTATTGaatttatatataaatataaacacTTGCAATGTGTTTCAAAGATTAAACCTATTAAATCGTCTTAATCAGTTGGTCTTTCCTAAAACGCGCCATATAGCACCTCACTTGGGTACTGGGAGAAACGTTTTGCTAATACCTAGGCATTTTGCTTAGCTTATGTCATATATATTGATATTATTTGTCTCGTTTAAATTTTAAAATAAACAATATATATGTATTAATTTTTACATTTAAATTCTTTTGTTAAACAATAATTTgtgataaaataaatataatattgAGTATTGTGCTGGTCTAATGCCTCCTATTCCAATAATAAAAAAACGGAAATTTTGCATGGTATCCTTGAACTTTGACAGATTACACATGATATCCCTCATTTTAATTTTCTACATATGATACGTCTGTGTTTACGTTTTTCTTTTCCAGAATACCCTTTGACAAGCTTCCGTCATAACGATGTTACTCCTATAacttgtgacgcctttttttgttatctaatacactaACAATTCATCATCTAATACTTAAATTCTTATTTTATCTAATAATCTAATTATTAGTTGATGAAGTTTtagtgtattagataacaaaaaaaagCATCACAAGTCACAAGAGTTACGACATTCTGACTGAAATTCGCCAAAGGAtattttgggaaagaaaaagaTTAACACTTTGATACcatatgtaaaaacttaaaataaaAAGCATGCCAAAATTTAAGGGTAGCATGCGGAATTTCCGACTAAAAAACGATTTTctataattgaaatgcaagtagCAATACGTTTTAGTATTTTGAGTATACATAGAAACAAACATTAGTTTTGGGTCGTATGTAGTACACGTTAAGAACACTGGTCAAGTCTGTTATGGTTAAATTTCTTACCTGTGAGTCTGTGAGTATGTGACCTTAACTTATTACTATTGTTAAAGAGTAACTATAACGTATTATCTTGTTTCTTGAAATGGTCGTACAATTGTACAAATGTGCAAATGCTAATATTAAGTTTCAACAAGAAATGCTAATCTTAGAGTAGTTACAAGCTTCTTCTATAAAGTTAAACCGAACAAAAGTAGAATTGACTATTGAGTGACACATgaaatttgataaaatataaatcTAATTATTTGAAAACGAATGTGAGgttcaatcatattaacaaattAAGCAAGAAATACATTTTTGAAGACCAATGGATTTATTAAGAAATGGATTTACAGATTTTGCGTGATAGTCTTAAGATACAGTGAATTCCAAAACGGACGGTTTCCTAAAATCCAATTTCTTTAATAACTAACTAGTTTTGGTGTCTCATCCCATCCGCATAATTCTATCACGGGCCACATGTATTTTGCATTAAAAATGTATTTTATATGAAATTTAATTGCTTTGATTTTAAACATATTTACTACTTCCGTACTATTCCTTGTTAAACAACTATTTTCACTCCTCCcggttttattattgttacttCATATATTCTTGTTTCAGAGCTTCTGGGGACTAGCAAAATAAATGTCTTATCTAATCAAATAGGGATTATTGTTTTGACCCGTTTTAGCTAATCTTAATATAGATATGCCCGTCTTAAGAGAGACCAAGTGTTTTTACTTTCACCACTCTATTATTAATTTCACTAATAATCCTATTGCTTGAAATGTTGTTgtatttatatagataagattaaGCACATTCACTTAAATAAGAAAACTAATAATGATATTTATTCCATTAAACTATTAACTTTTCATTAAGATTTTAACTTTTTCAACAAATTATAATATTTTCCTAAATTCTAAAGTATAATCttctaattaaaataaaatataattgatAAATTATAAATCGTGTCTTTTATTGATGTAATTATTAGAGAAGGATTTGACCCGAGTTCACTATAAAACAAAACTGTATAAACTGTTATTATTAGTTTCGtgataaaaaaaatggaaaaaattgTGCGATATTTGTACTCGCAAAATTCTAAACTATTGGTGTTATACACAGGATGAATGGGTGGTATGCCGAGTATTTCAAAAAAGTGCAGGAATCAAGAAATACCCAACAACACAATCATCAAGAGGAATCAATCTAGAAATGGGTTCAAATCATTTACTTCAATCGCCAATGATACCATTAGCACCTTCTCAATTTCCATCCAATATGGGAAGAAATTACATGATGAACAACCTAGAATTAGTTGAGCTATCTCGTGTCCTTAGAAATGGAGGCTCCACAAGCTCAACCCTACCCTTACAACCACACCTAAACTACCCAATTAGCGGCGGTGGTGGTGTCGGTAGTGGGTTTACAATTTCCGGACTAAACTTGAACCTAGGCGCGACTCAAGGACAACCTTTGAGGCCAATTCTGAACCCACAAGATGTGAGTTCCTCTATGTTGGGTGGGTTGGAGCATGGTTATGGTTCACTAGATGGTAGTGGGTCAAGTAGTAGGTTTATGAATGTTGACAACTGTGTTGATCAATTTGATGGGTATTGGCCTACCTACTAGACTAGAAGAAATGGAGAATATAGTTTTATATATCTATGGTGGTGATTTTCTTGGGAGAATGTTTAGACTATTACAACCATGAAAACATTTGGTTGCTGAAATAATGACCTTAAGCACTGCGATTCAAAGTTTGTAgtgtttttgttttatatttttgggTGATGAGGGAACCCCCAGCTGCTACCTTCGGCGTGCATTTGGTAAACCCTCGAGTATACGAGATAGCCTGCAATCCCCGTATACAAGGTAAGCCACCCAAGAGTGACATGCTCGAGTAATTAAGTTATTTCAACTTTGTAGTAATTTTAATGTGTAAAATGAGTAGAGAAGAGAACTCAAGCAACAAAGCAAGCTGCTGGAGATCTTTGAACTTCATATTCATTATGTTTTTGGATTGGATAGATTATTGTCAACTCTTATTGTTTTTGTTTGTAATTGTTATATCTTCGGATATCTCATGTATGTATTGTTCTTTGCTCCTACACAAGGTGAAATCTATTCTCTGTAGACTGTAGGTTCTAGGTGGTGCAAGTACATCAGTATCAAATTATCTCTTAATTAAAATCTACGATTTCATATTAAGCAAATTTATGATTTGCAAAATAAGCATTTCATTTGTGTGTCTGAAATGTTACTTATACTACTTCTATTCTAACCCCTCATCACTTAACCACTATAAACACCATTCATTTTTCTAATATTGGCGCTCAACTTGAAaaagtttagttaaatttgattaaataaccTTGAATGTTAAATTGCTCCTTATAATTctctactagttttaaacccgttcAAAATTGCATGGGTATGCTTTTAGGAAAAGTAGTTGTTTCTCCGCGCGCATCAGTTTTTAGGAAAAGTAGTTGTTTCTCCGCGCGCGATGCGCGCGGAGACCCAAGGTATGACGTGTATTGTTGTTGAAGATATTAGGCTTGCGGATAAAGGTAAATGCAGTTTTCTCAATGAAATTATGCAACCCAGGGCAACCTACATGATAAGTAATTTTATTGAAGCAGGTTGTCGGATGTCTTTACTGCTGAGTTGCATAATTACATGAGTTGCATAGGTCATAGAGGTCATGCTCATTGTCAAGTTGTACAAGCATTTTGAGTCGAACACAACACCTCTTTCGCGTCTGATCCATCGTTCTATGCTAGTATGTTACATAACAATTAACCAGTTAAAGATTACATATGTTTACATTTGGATAATATAACAAAGCTActgatatattattcagaaattaattaaatagggTTTATAATGAATTCAACCCCTGGCCATCTATCCCTCCTTCTCCATTCCTCTCAAATACGAAAAAAAAAGCACAAACACCCTCCCTTCCTTCCTCTCACCCTTCGCCCCTCTGTCTCCACACCAAAGTTATTGACTGTTAATAGTATGTCTTCAATAAGATCTATACCCCCTGTGGAATTTTCTATGACATGCTTCCCATTTTACATTGACATTTAATTCGAAGAACGAATACCACGAAAATTACTAACTAATAATAAATCAGGACAACCCATCTCTCCCTCCCTCTATCACACTTCTTCTCTCGGCTCTAAATCTGAACAAAATCAAAGGGTCAATTAATAATTACACCCTTATATAAACCACTTTTCTAAACTtactaccttataaaaaaaaaagttcaaaAATTACTACCTTACAAAGCATATATGTATACAAATTGCTACCATTGCTTCTTTCCGGTCAGTGATTTACtcattttgtataaaaattactGCCGAGTCACCCACATCAATTCCCATCTCAGGTAGCTCTTATCCTATAACTCATTTTGTGAATTATGATACTTTCTCAAAACCACATCGTCAATTCCTTGCAGCTTTAAATCGTGATGTTGAACCGAAGTCTTTTAAGGAGGCTATGGATGATCCACGTTGGCAAAAAGCCATGGGCGAGGAAATAGCAGCAATGATCAATACTTGGAAGGTCAGTGATTTACCAGCCGGCAAGAGTGTCATTGGGTGCATGTGGGTGTTTAAAATTAAACACAAATCTGATGGTTTAGTCGAGCGTTTCAAAGCCCGACTCGTTGTTCTCGGAAATCACCAAAAAGTCGGGGTCGACTTCACGGAAACATTTGCCCCAACTCTGAAGATGGTGACGGTACGTACTTTCTTAGCAGTTGCAACAATTAAGAAGTAGTAGTTACATCAAATGGATGTACATAATGCGTTTCTTCACGGTGATCTGTCGGAAAAAGTGTACATGCGTATGCCGCCTGGTTTCAGTTGTGGAATGGAGGGTAAAGTTTGCCGTCTTCATAAGTCTCTATACGGTCTTCGTCAAGCTCCGAGATGCTGGTATGCGAAATTAGCTAAAGCTTTATCCTCTTATGGTTTTATTATGAGCGCTTTCCATAATTCATTATTTACATATAGTAAAAATGGAGTTGAAATGCACATCCTAGTTTACATTGATGATTTGGTCATTGCCGGGAATAATTCTGAAGCTATTTCTACTTTTAAATCCTATCTAAGCAAATGCTTTTATATGAAGGATTTGGGTAAGTTAAAGTACTTTCTCGGTCTCGAAGTGATACGAAGTTCATAGGGGTTGTTTCTTTGTCAAAGAAAGTTTACTCTTGACTTGTTGTCAGAAACGGGTCTCCTTGGATACAAGCCGGCCACGGTCCTGATGGATGAAAAGCATAAGCTTGCCCTTGCTACAGACACGGTTTTGGAATATGAAACCAAATATCGTAGGCTGGTTGGTAAGCTAATTTATTTGACTTTTACACGTCCCGAAATTTGCTAATCGGTTCATATCCTCTCTCAATTTATGCAACGACTGACTCAATCTCAATGGGAGGCGGCTTTGCGAGTTGTTCAATATTTGAAAGGAAGTCCGGGTCAAGGGATTATGTTTCGAATTGACTCGCCTCTGTTGCTTGAGGCGTATTGTGATGCTTCTTATGGGAGTTGCCCGGTTACCCGTCATTCTATTACTGGTTATTTCGTATGTCTCGGTGGGTCACCCATCTCATGGAAAACGAAAAAGAAAGCCACGATTTCTCTATCATCCACAGAGGCCGAGTATCGAGCCATGGTGTCGGCAATTTGTGAGGTCATTTGGTTGAAAGACTTACTCGAAGGACTTGGAATTGCTCTTCCTGGTTCGGTCCGATTACATTGCGATAATCAAAGTGCTATGCATATTTTCCATAATCCGGTGTATCATGAACGTACCAAGCATATTGAGATTGCCTGTCATTTTATTTGTCATCACATACGTGATGGGGTCATCACtccatgctatgttcataatcaaTTTCAACTCGCCAACATTCTAACCAAGGTCCTAGGACGAACGCGTTTTGAAGATTTGCTTGCCAAGTTAGGCATATCCGATGGAtacgctccaacttgaggggggggggggggtgtgttGGAGATAATATTGCGTAAATATTCGATATTCGTAAGAATATCGTGTTCATAGGAACATATCAAGTAGATATCGTATAATATCTTTTGTAAACTAGGAGAATATTAGTTTTGATTTGCCCTAATTTTTAGTATAAATGTAACAGCTAATGTAGTGCGACAACTCATTCAATATACATTGAAACATTCACAAAAAACTATTTATGTGAATTTtctacatggtatcagagccatcaTGACCAAtggtcacgggttcgaatcctggcaacctaaaaactcctcaaaaactctcGAAGTGGAATTCCAGCATACGGTACGGGCGAGctggtgcacaactaaccactttTCAAGCCCAACGGACATTTGAGtaagggagcgtaataggaataattataatagctgggcctcaaccatcaccttaaggccTCATGGTATCAATTGGGTTTCGATTCTGAAATCGATTCTTCCACGATGACCGGCGACGACTCACACAAAAAGGAATCCTCTACGCCACATATCACCAAACCAACCTATGTCCTCTCAAATAATGACGGTGTCGGAGCCAAAATCACCCATGTAGAGCTAACCGGACCAAATTATGCGGAGTGGGCAAAGGGTTTTCGCAATGGTTTGGGGGCCAAGTGGAAACTAGGTTTTATCAATGGTTTTCTCAAAATACTTTCGGACGATTCGGAGGATTTAGAGGACTGGATGACGGTAAATTTTACTGTTGTTGCGTGGGTTTTTAATACAATTGAACCCTCGCTCCGATCTACGATCTCTTATCGTGATACATCCGTGGAGTTATGGGAAGATATTAAAAATCGATTTTCTCATGGCAATGAGGTTAAGATCTACCAGTTGGAATCGGACATTGCCGATTGCAAACAAAAGGACGAAGAGTCCATCATGGCTTATT
The Silene latifolia isolate original U9 population chromosome 11, ASM4854445v1, whole genome shotgun sequence genome window above contains:
- the LOC141615169 gene encoding protein CUP-SHAPED COTYLEDON 2; protein product: MEGGEQQQPKEESLPPGFRFHPTDEELITYYLVNKISDPTFTGRAVADVDLNKCEPWDLPGKAKMGEKEWYFFSLRDRKYPTGVRTNRATNTGYWKTTGKDKEIYNSLTTELVGMKKTLVFYRGRAPRGEKTNWVMHEYRVHSRSAYRSAKDEWVVCRVFQKSAGIKKYPTTQSSRGINLEMGSNHLLQSPMIPLAPSQFPSNMGRNYMMNNLELVELSRVLRNGGSTSSTLPLQPHLNYPISGGGGVGSGFTISGLNLNLGATQGQPLRPILNPQDVSSSMLGGLEHGYGSLDGSGSSSRFMNVDNCVDQFDGYWPTY
- the LOC141614250 gene encoding uncharacterized protein LOC141614250, translating into MTGDDSHKKESSTPHITKPTYVLSNNDGVGAKITHVELTGPNYAEWAKGFRNGLGAKWKLGFINGFLKILSDDSEDLEDWMTVNFTVVAWVFNTIEPSLRSTISYRDTSVELWEDIKNRFSHGNEVKIYQLESDIADCKQKDEESIMAYYGRIKKLWDDVNDYDSLPTCDSSGCKCGLTVTLRKRRETRQS